In Chryseobacterium shigense, the following proteins share a genomic window:
- a CDS encoding PD-(D/E)XK nuclease family protein: MKFLNKIIHELLAQNTDLSEFNIVLPGKRPIVFIRQILEENNYSGFLPNFFTIEELIDRIADKQPVQGISLWLFAFDVYRSLGLIPKDDFADFLKWFPTLQKDWDDILKFSESDEAVLQYMFDEERIKEWAQDLGEDDDVPRKKFLNFWQNMNVFLPILKEKLKEKNWATSGMIHETAKSKISDFAEKTSEHFVFCGFNAFTPVEEKLVRNLLRWNKAQCFFQADHYYFDDERQEAGKFLRNHKMWKEFDDKRTFQWIEDDFNQSKNIKVYEVSGNVTQTKVLPEIFKEIENKTYSNTAVVLLDENLLPASLDVMYGVENLNITMGFPLKNLSFSNAVKQLFYLQKQLEKNKSSYYYRDIFPILEELPKSAEDELIISNFRTKIEERNIVYISKKLLEELLGGLSYYGLLKKAEHTGMYLDMLIEFCKRIKWLEIDDIQYENVSHFENAFRIIKNQVSPYDFEIKMETLEILINQHVNSESIDFQGEPLRGLQIMGLLETRLLNFENVIMLSVNEGKLPLGNSQNTYIPFDIRRYFDLHTFLENDSIYAYHFYRLIQDSRNVHLLYNALSSGVNTGEKSRFITQIEMESSHKIEHLIIENSSEPIASLPIEIPKTQIVLERLHKWKEKVSASHLTSYLYNPIDFYLSKILNTSETDEIEEELSVKNYGNLVHYSLQEVYELLKGKVLKEKDLQNSIKEIDQYIDVAIEKLKHQPEFYEKGMNFIHRAIAKKVIENVLRHDLELVKKGNTLEILDIEKRFENVDFYLDGSDKISFFGFIDRIDRLNGTLRIIDYKTAKIKNLIVKIDEANVAEYFHNSERKQALQLCIYHYVVQNLPEFWGLPIETGIWSFAEAKKGVVSLQFDKGNIDDAMQSVKNLILEILNPDLSFIENIKSYSN; the protein is encoded by the coding sequence GACAGGATTGCAGATAAGCAGCCGGTTCAGGGAATCTCTCTTTGGCTTTTTGCCTTTGATGTTTACCGGAGCCTTGGTCTTATCCCGAAAGATGATTTTGCAGACTTTTTAAAGTGGTTTCCGACCTTGCAAAAGGACTGGGATGATATCCTGAAGTTTTCTGAAAGTGATGAAGCCGTTCTGCAGTATATGTTTGACGAAGAGAGAATTAAAGAATGGGCCCAGGATCTTGGTGAGGATGATGATGTTCCACGTAAGAAATTCCTTAATTTCTGGCAGAATATGAATGTTTTTCTCCCGATTTTAAAGGAGAAACTGAAGGAGAAGAATTGGGCGACTTCCGGAATGATCCATGAAACTGCTAAGTCAAAAATCTCTGATTTTGCCGAAAAAACCTCAGAACACTTTGTATTTTGTGGTTTTAATGCCTTTACGCCGGTGGAAGAAAAGCTGGTAAGAAATCTACTAAGGTGGAACAAGGCACAGTGCTTTTTCCAGGCAGATCATTATTATTTTGATGATGAAAGACAGGAAGCCGGAAAATTCCTCAGGAATCATAAAATGTGGAAAGAATTTGATGATAAAAGGACTTTTCAATGGATAGAAGACGATTTTAACCAGTCTAAAAATATCAAGGTTTATGAAGTTTCAGGGAATGTAACGCAGACCAAGGTGCTGCCGGAAATATTTAAGGAAATTGAAAATAAGACCTATTCCAATACCGCGGTTGTGTTGTTGGATGAAAATCTTCTTCCTGCAAGCTTAGATGTGATGTATGGAGTTGAAAATCTGAATATTACTATGGGTTTTCCATTGAAGAACCTTTCTTTTTCCAATGCTGTAAAACAGCTTTTCTATCTTCAGAAACAGCTGGAAAAAAATAAATCTTCCTATTACTACAGAGATATTTTTCCTATCCTGGAAGAGCTGCCGAAATCCGCTGAAGATGAGTTGATTATCAGTAATTTCAGAACAAAAATAGAGGAGAGGAATATCGTTTATATATCAAAAAAACTTTTAGAAGAGCTTTTGGGTGGGCTTTCTTACTACGGACTTCTCAAAAAAGCAGAGCATACGGGTATGTATCTGGATATGCTTATTGAGTTCTGTAAAAGAATCAAATGGCTGGAAATAGATGATATTCAGTATGAAAACGTTTCCCACTTTGAAAATGCATTCAGAATCATTAAAAACCAGGTCAGTCCGTACGATTTTGAGATCAAAATGGAAACGCTGGAAATTCTGATCAACCAGCACGTTAATTCAGAAAGTATAGATTTCCAGGGAGAACCACTCCGCGGACTTCAGATCATGGGACTTCTGGAAACCCGTCTCCTGAATTTTGAAAATGTAATCATGCTTTCCGTAAACGAAGGAAAACTTCCTTTGGGAAATTCGCAGAACACTTATATTCCTTTTGATATCAGAAGATATTTTGATCTTCATACGTTCCTTGAAAATGACAGTATTTACGCTTATCACTTTTACCGGCTGATCCAGGATTCCAGAAATGTGCATCTTTTGTACAATGCTCTCAGTTCCGGGGTGAATACCGGAGAAAAGAGCAGGTTTATCACACAGATAGAAATGGAGAGTTCCCATAAGATAGAACATCTCATCATTGAAAACTCTTCCGAGCCTATTGCCTCACTGCCGATAGAAATTCCGAAGACTCAGATCGTGCTGGAAAGACTTCATAAATGGAAAGAAAAAGTATCCGCTTCACACCTTACCAGCTACCTTTATAATCCGATAGATTTCTATCTTTCAAAGATCCTTAACACCTCCGAAACGGATGAAATAGAAGAAGAACTGTCGGTTAAAAATTACGGAAACTTAGTACATTATTCACTTCAAGAAGTATATGAATTACTTAAAGGTAAAGTTTTAAAAGAAAAGGATTTACAAAATTCAATTAAAGAAATAGATCAATATATTGATGTTGCCATTGAAAAGCTGAAACACCAGCCTGAATTCTATGAAAAAGGAATGAATTTTATTCACAGGGCAATTGCTAAAAAAGTAATTGAAAATGTTCTCAGACATGATCTTGAACTGGTGAAAAAGGGTAACACTTTAGAGATTTTAGACATTGAAAAAAGGTTCGAAAATGTAGATTTTTATCTTGACGGAAGTGATAAAATTTCGTTTTTCGGATTCATTGACAGGATAGACCGCCTGAACGGAACCTTAAGAATTATTGACTATAAAACGGCAAAAATCAAAAATCTCATCGTAAAAATAGATGAAGCTAATGTTGCAGAATATTTCCATAACAGTGAAAGAAAACAGGCTCTGCAGCTTTGTATTTATCATTATGTGGTACAAAATCTCCCTGAATTCTGGGGACTTCCTATTGAGACAGGAATCTGGAGTTTTGCAGAGGCTAAAAAAGGAGTGGTTTCCCTGCAGTTTGACAAGGGGAATATTGATGATGCCATGCAGTCTGTAAAAAACCTTATTCTGGAAATACTGAATCCGGATCTTAGTTTTATCGAGAATATCAAGTCTTATTCCAATTAA
- a CDS encoding MFS transporter — protein sequence MTAKLSNISIPLKLTFLIFSMVLNCMGIVILQLSEAKITYEKLGFLESFKDLPIAFISLFAVNFIGRTGTKKALISALVIVGICSCLLPFVEDFWFYKVWFAIIGTCFAVGKICVFGIIRNNISDEKSLAKMMNSVEASFMIGIFVVNTGFGWLISSRYSEYWKFGFMSISLLCAVAIFMFSKLTISEAKKTETKSLISELSVFAKPATVIFLTVVFFIVFVEQGFNSWLPSFYKNHLNVNSFFALQASSFLALFSYAGRTLTANIIQRFSLSKYYILCISLIIGVLFIILGIQYFDSVNSAILLFLFPVIGLFLSPLYPIINSKMIAQIDKEKINLFTSLIVIFSSLGSSVSSIIMSVLFGKQLLNYYPLYILLAVSVLFTISLIYFKFAGKKL from the coding sequence ATGACAGCCAAGCTTTCCAATATCTCAATTCCTTTAAAACTGACCTTCCTTATTTTCTCAATGGTCTTAAACTGCATGGGTATTGTGATCCTTCAACTTTCAGAGGCAAAAATCACTTATGAAAAGTTAGGCTTTTTAGAATCATTCAAGGACCTTCCTATTGCATTTATTTCACTTTTTGCTGTAAATTTTATTGGAAGAACAGGAACTAAAAAGGCATTGATATCAGCATTGGTTATTGTGGGAATCTGTTCATGTCTTCTTCCTTTTGTAGAGGATTTCTGGTTTTATAAGGTATGGTTTGCTATTATCGGGACATGTTTTGCTGTGGGAAAGATCTGTGTTTTCGGGATTATCCGGAATAATATTTCGGACGAAAAATCTCTTGCCAAAATGATGAATAGTGTGGAAGCATCATTCATGATAGGTATTTTTGTGGTCAATACCGGTTTCGGATGGCTGATCTCCAGTCGTTATTCTGAATACTGGAAATTTGGGTTTATGTCTATATCATTGCTTTGTGCAGTTGCTATATTTATGTTTTCAAAGCTGACTATTTCTGAAGCAAAAAAAACAGAGACTAAAAGTCTTATTTCTGAGCTTTCAGTATTTGCGAAACCTGCAACTGTTATTTTTCTTACTGTAGTCTTCTTTATTGTATTTGTGGAGCAGGGATTTAACTCATGGTTACCTTCTTTTTACAAAAATCACCTGAACGTCAATTCATTTTTTGCTTTGCAGGCCTCTTCTTTTCTCGCTCTTTTTTCTTATGCAGGAAGAACATTAACGGCTAATATTATTCAGAGGTTTTCATTATCAAAATACTATATTCTGTGCATTTCTTTAATTATAGGTGTTTTGTTTATTATTTTGGGAATCCAGTATTTTGATTCTGTGAATTCCGCCATCCTGTTATTTTTATTCCCGGTAATCGGGCTTTTTCTGTCACCGCTCTACCCTATTATCAATTCAAAGATGATTGCACAGATTGATAAAGAAAAAATAAACCTGTTTACATCTCTGATCGTAATTTTTTCATCCCTCGGCAGCTCAGTCAGTTCAATTATCATGTCTGTTCTGTTTGGCAAGCAGTTATTGAATTATTATCCGCTCTATATATTACTTGCTGTGTCTGTGCTTTTTACAATTAGTTTGATATATTTTAAGTTTGCAGGAAAGAAATTATAG
- a CDS encoding T9SS type A sorting domain-containing protein, producing MRKLSTLLLGLAAPFFFAQQAGDLVNFEKKLDLTPQGVADFIANNLGEQNAPDFVSYLNGFNVGLKGYKITYYTKNEKNALVKATGLIMYPNVDFKLSTVISDHPTTDSRQNVPSNLKGIFWFGFVMELSYALNGYVVMAPDYVGMGTGDGVHPYVNSLTEGGATVDFVKAANTVLAQLNVKRYDEYFLTGYSQGGHAAMSTLKYLSTNNPNNLKIKYAFMGDGPYDLSGVTLNEGFLQTTVYPATAFLGYILNSCQSAGYNIYTNNVSEVISSDYLAAYDNHVAQDNGGILWGPFIWRNMFTPSFVTNLTNNQNANTRKCLKANNVSDWYNKTPTTMGTSTIDLIVPPNNTYNTVNAQRAHYPWYDLNKYNINSLSWGPLGHVGGPVPYVLAANAKFNSLRSGGFFNQWAFLTSKQAENNQPKTDNLFSSQLKPDLKNMELVQVTDFNQEKSERKSLVNNNLSTLKDGVYLLKVQENNNEKLIPYIKNTPVEVPENEIVQSESNGILKLRIPQEELLSVNIFDENKNLLKTVSQEQYSENGGINLTDIDNQNNTFEVVTQFYNLQFKKATADGLLANKAEIFTQDRQINARANNGIKNISIYSISGALILQQEINKPEFKSNNLESGVYVVQMSTADGKTVSKKVKL from the coding sequence ATGAGAAAATTATCCACTCTTTTATTAGGTTTAGCTGCTCCATTCTTTTTTGCCCAACAGGCAGGAGATCTTGTTAATTTTGAGAAAAAATTAGACCTTACCCCTCAGGGGGTCGCTGATTTCATTGCCAATAATCTCGGTGAGCAAAACGCTCCGGACTTTGTAAGCTATCTCAACGGCTTTAATGTGGGACTAAAAGGCTATAAAATTACTTACTACACCAAAAATGAAAAGAATGCTTTGGTAAAAGCCACCGGGCTTATTATGTATCCCAATGTAGATTTCAAATTATCTACCGTTATTTCCGATCACCCGACAACGGATTCCCGCCAGAATGTTCCGTCTAACCTTAAAGGTATTTTTTGGTTTGGATTTGTAATGGAACTTTCTTACGCCTTAAACGGATATGTAGTAATGGCACCGGATTATGTAGGAATGGGTACCGGAGATGGAGTTCATCCCTATGTAAATTCTTTAACAGAAGGAGGCGCAACAGTAGATTTCGTAAAAGCTGCCAACACCGTCTTGGCTCAATTGAATGTAAAAAGATATGATGAATATTTCTTAACAGGATATTCCCAGGGAGGTCACGCTGCTATGTCTACATTGAAATATCTCAGCACCAATAATCCCAACAATCTTAAAATAAAATATGCTTTCATGGGAGACGGGCCTTACGATCTTTCCGGTGTTACCCTTAATGAAGGCTTTCTTCAAACTACTGTTTATCCTGCAACAGCATTTTTAGGCTACATATTAAACTCCTGTCAGTCTGCAGGCTATAATATCTACACAAACAATGTTTCGGAAGTTATTTCCTCAGATTATCTGGCAGCATATGACAATCATGTGGCACAGGATAACGGAGGAATTCTGTGGGGACCATTTATCTGGAGGAATATGTTCACCCCTTCTTTCGTTACAAATCTCACCAACAATCAAAATGCCAATACAAGAAAATGTCTGAAAGCCAATAATGTTTCCGACTGGTATAATAAAACCCCCACCACTATGGGGACTTCTACGATAGATCTAATAGTACCGCCTAACAACACTTACAATACGGTAAATGCACAAAGAGCCCATTACCCATGGTATGATCTTAATAAATATAATATCAACAGCCTGTCATGGGGCCCTTTAGGACATGTAGGAGGTCCAGTTCCTTACGTGCTTGCTGCCAATGCAAAATTTAACAGCCTCAGAAGCGGTGGATTTTTTAATCAGTGGGCATTTTTGACCTCGAAACAGGCTGAAAATAATCAACCAAAAACGGATAACCTGTTTTCCTCCCAGCTCAAACCTGATTTAAAGAACATGGAACTGGTTCAGGTTACAGATTTCAACCAGGAAAAATCAGAGCGTAAATCACTAGTTAATAACAATTTATCTACCTTAAAAGATGGAGTTTATCTTTTGAAAGTACAGGAAAACAATAATGAAAAACTAATCCCGTACATTAAGAACACCCCAGTAGAAGTTCCTGAGAATGAGATTGTACAGTCTGAAAGTAACGGAATTTTAAAACTTAGGATTCCTCAGGAAGAATTGCTGAGTGTGAATATTTTTGACGAGAATAAAAATCTCTTAAAAACCGTATCCCAGGAACAGTACAGCGAGAACGGCGGAATCAATCTGACAGATATTGATAATCAAAATAATACATTTGAAGTTGTTACTCAGTTCTATAACCTTCAGTTCAAAAAAGCAACGGCAGATGGTTTATTAGCTAATAAAGCTGAAATTTTCACACAGGATCGCCAGATTAATGCAAGAGCCAATAATGGCATCAAAAATATCAGCATTTACAGTATTTCCGGGGCACTGATCCTGCAACAGGAAATCAATAAGCCGGAATTTAAATCAAACAATTTAGAATCAGGAGTTTATGTAGTACAAATGAGTACTGCTGATGGAAAAACAGTCAGTAAAAAAGTAAAATTATAA
- a CDS encoding SusC/RagA family TonB-linked outer membrane protein — protein sequence MNLRISRSLGVVAVLYFTANFSAQTKVKDTVPKENKIDEIVMIGYGGVKKQNLTSAVSTVKSESFEDRPIYNVGQALQGNAAGVNVIQSSGKPGAAIDVKIRGNNSISSSVSPLYVVDGIQTFDISGINPDDITDMTILKDATSAAIYGINGSSGVVIITTKRGKANRSQLAFNAYWGISKTVNNIDVLNLDQYKTLMNEINPSYLTTINNPRYEGINTNWRDEVFRTGFDQNYNINYSFGNENVRAYTALGYQGIDGIIDPARFDRISAKMNLDAKITNWLKLTGNFNYINTSLKNTNDNLGTSRGGVILSALNTPSFLPIYGSQLKVRDTDANGSYLDGYKDGQFALNPFQSSWENPVAYQSRQNETQTQRFMSNLGLEVNLLKNLVWKPMVSFDLIDVTNDQFTDGYQTSYGRQQKGIGGKYLSTYQDLNVENTLTYTIKSGAHDLALLGGNQIHEKRNSWNNFEGNNFPEGTTFFDYNTVIDNKRETLVKEHLRELSFFGRALYTYDNKYTIMGVFRYNGSSALAPGNKWGFFPGVSAAWTVSNEDFLAGNKILSELKLRGGWGQSGNASGIPPYSHYNLERVSRVGPDGIWNTYQWDSSDLGWETTTDTNVGLDFGFLNNKIKLTADAYKRKTKNLIVPIRMGSLGNILKNVGDMENQGLELGLNTQNFKGENFSWNTNFNISFTKNKVTSLKYQPNIDKANIETVGATLVRFTPGQPISSFYGYQVSHVDSQTGDLVYKDLNGNGIFDPNDRTIIGNPNPDFSFGFTNNFSYKNWYLDVLVTGSYGGEIYNASRFDLEMMNDFKNQSTAVLNRWTTPGQITNTPRANSATAQYVSDRFVEDGSFIRIKSATLGYNFLTPFKGVSKINLYVTGQNLLTWTNYTGFDPEVNAFNTTNGVSGVDYGTYPQVRTFIFGLKANF from the coding sequence ATGAATCTAAGAATATCAAGAAGCCTGGGAGTGGTAGCTGTGCTGTATTTTACAGCCAATTTCAGCGCACAGACCAAGGTAAAAGACACCGTTCCGAAAGAGAATAAGATCGATGAGATCGTTATGATAGGATATGGTGGTGTAAAAAAACAAAACTTAACAAGTGCGGTTTCTACTGTAAAGTCTGAAAGCTTTGAGGACAGACCCATTTACAATGTCGGTCAGGCTTTGCAAGGGAATGCAGCCGGAGTAAATGTTATTCAGTCTTCAGGGAAACCAGGAGCCGCAATTGATGTAAAAATCAGGGGAAATAACTCTATTTCTTCATCAGTAAGTCCATTATATGTAGTTGATGGGATCCAAACTTTCGATATCAGTGGAATAAACCCGGATGATATCACAGATATGACAATTCTGAAAGACGCAACTTCTGCAGCAATTTATGGTATTAATGGTTCTTCCGGAGTTGTCATTATTACCACAAAAAGAGGAAAGGCAAACAGATCTCAATTAGCTTTCAATGCTTACTGGGGAATATCTAAAACAGTTAATAATATTGATGTTTTAAATCTGGATCAGTACAAAACATTGATGAATGAAATTAATCCTTCTTATTTAACGACTATTAACAATCCAAGATATGAAGGCATTAATACAAATTGGAGAGATGAAGTTTTCAGGACAGGTTTTGATCAAAACTATAATATTAATTACTCTTTTGGAAATGAAAATGTAAGAGCTTATACCGCTTTAGGTTATCAGGGAATTGACGGCATTATAGATCCTGCAAGATTTGACAGGATTTCTGCAAAAATGAATTTGGATGCTAAAATAACAAATTGGTTGAAGCTGACAGGTAATTTTAACTATATTAATACTTCTCTTAAAAATACTAATGATAATTTAGGAACTTCTAGAGGAGGGGTTATTTTGAGTGCATTAAATACACCTTCATTCCTGCCTATTTACGGTAGCCAGCTTAAAGTGAGAGATACTGATGCAAATGGGAGCTACTTGGATGGTTACAAAGATGGGCAGTTTGCACTGAATCCTTTTCAATCTTCATGGGAAAATCCTGTTGCTTATCAATCCAGACAAAACGAAACACAGACGCAACGTTTCATGAGTAATTTAGGGTTAGAAGTTAATTTACTTAAAAATCTTGTTTGGAAGCCAATGGTTTCATTTGATTTAATTGATGTTACTAATGATCAGTTTACAGATGGTTATCAGACAAGTTACGGAAGACAGCAAAAAGGTATTGGAGGTAAATATTTATCAACTTACCAGGATCTGAATGTTGAAAATACATTAACATATACTATAAAGTCAGGAGCTCATGATTTAGCTTTATTAGGAGGAAATCAGATTCATGAGAAGAGAAATTCATGGAATAATTTTGAAGGAAATAATTTTCCTGAAGGAACAACTTTCTTTGATTATAATACTGTAATTGATAACAAACGTGAAACTCTTGTAAAAGAACATTTAAGAGAATTATCATTCTTTGGAAGAGCTCTTTATACCTATGATAATAAATATACCATCATGGGAGTTTTTAGGTATAACGGTAGTTCTGCTTTAGCACCAGGAAATAAATGGGGATTCTTCCCGGGAGTTTCGGCAGCTTGGACAGTTTCTAACGAAGATTTCCTGGCTGGCAATAAGATTCTATCAGAATTAAAACTTAGAGGAGGATGGGGACAAAGTGGGAATGCATCGGGAATTCCACCATATTCTCATTACAACTTAGAAAGAGTTTCAAGAGTTGGTCCGGATGGAATTTGGAATACTTATCAATGGGATAGCAGTGATTTAGGATGGGAGACAACAACAGATACCAATGTAGGTTTAGATTTTGGCTTTTTAAATAATAAAATCAAATTAACTGCAGATGCTTACAAGAGAAAAACTAAAAATCTAATTGTTCCCATAAGAATGGGTAGTTTAGGTAATATACTTAAAAATGTTGGAGATATGGAAAATCAAGGTTTAGAGCTTGGTTTAAATACTCAAAATTTTAAAGGCGAAAACTTTAGCTGGAACACCAACTTTAATATTTCTTTCACAAAAAATAAGGTGACAAGTCTTAAATATCAACCCAATATAGACAAAGCTAATATTGAGACAGTTGGAGCAACATTAGTAAGATTTACTCCAGGTCAGCCAATCAGTTCTTTCTATGGTTATCAGGTAAGTCATGTAGATTCACAAACGGGAGACCTTGTTTATAAAGATCTTAACGGGAATGGCATTTTCGATCCAAACGACAGAACAATCATAGGAAATCCAAATCCTGATTTTAGTTTCGGATTTACCAATAACTTTTCTTATAAAAACTGGTATTTAGATGTTTTGGTTACAGGATCATATGGCGGAGAAATTTACAACGCTTCAAGATTTGATCTGGAAATGATGAATGATTTTAAAAACCAATCAACCGCAGTTTTAAACCGATGGACAACTCCAGGGCAAATTACCAATACCCCAAGAGCAAATTCTGCTACAGCACAGTATGTTTCAGACAGATTTGTAGAAGATGGATCATTTATCAGAATAAAAAGTGCCACTTTGGGATACAACTTTTTAACTCCATTTAAAGGAGTAAGTAAGATTAATCTTTATGTAACAGGACAAAATCTTTTAACCTGGACTAATTATACAGGATTTGATCCTGAAGTAAATGCATTCAACACTACAAATGGTGTCTCAGGCGTGGATTATGGTACCTATCCTCAGGTAAGAACATTTATTTTTGGTTTAAAAGCTAATTTTTAA
- a CDS encoding acyl-CoA dehydrogenase family protein yields the protein MSYYPLTSIPDYYGIDALLTEEHKLIRQSVRDWVESFVMPQIDQAAQNHTDIPNLMRELGKIGALGPYIPVEYGGSGLDQISYGLIMQELERGDSAVRSAASVQSSLVMFPINEFGSEEQKKKYLPKLAAGEMIGSFGLTEPNHGSDPSSMETYFKDMGDHYLLNGAKMWITNSPLCDIAVVWAKNEEGKVQGLIVEREMEGFTTPETHNKWSLRASKTGELVFNDVKVPKENLLPGVTGLKGPLSCLNSARYGISWGVIGAAIDCYCTAVQYAKERKQFGKPIGSYQLQQKKLAEFLTEITKAQLLCLQLGNLKNAHKASPAQISMAKRNNVKMAIDIARESRQILGGMGIMGEFPMMRHAANLESVITYEGTHDVHLLITGLDITGINAF from the coding sequence ATGTCATATTATCCTCTTACAAGCATTCCAGACTACTACGGAATTGATGCTTTACTTACTGAAGAACACAAACTGATCCGTCAATCGGTAAGAGATTGGGTGGAAAGTTTTGTAATGCCGCAGATAGACCAGGCCGCACAAAATCATACCGATATTCCAAATCTAATGAGAGAACTGGGAAAAATCGGAGCTTTAGGTCCATACATTCCGGTTGAATATGGCGGTTCAGGGTTAGATCAGATTTCTTATGGTCTTATTATGCAGGAACTGGAAAGAGGAGATTCTGCGGTACGTTCTGCTGCTTCGGTACAGAGCTCGCTGGTGATGTTTCCTATCAATGAATTCGGTTCTGAGGAACAGAAGAAAAAATATCTTCCTAAGCTTGCTGCAGGAGAAATGATAGGTTCTTTTGGATTGACTGAGCCTAATCACGGTTCTGATCCAAGCTCTATGGAAACCTATTTTAAAGACATGGGTGATCATTATCTTCTGAACGGGGCTAAAATGTGGATCACAAATTCTCCGCTATGCGATATCGCAGTAGTTTGGGCAAAGAATGAAGAAGGAAAAGTACAGGGATTAATCGTTGAAAGAGAAATGGAAGGGTTTACAACCCCTGAAACTCATAATAAATGGAGCTTAAGAGCATCCAAAACCGGAGAACTGGTGTTCAATGACGTAAAGGTTCCTAAAGAAAATCTACTTCCGGGAGTAACCGGATTAAAAGGGCCTTTATCCTGTTTAAATTCAGCGAGATATGGTATTTCCTGGGGCGTAATCGGTGCAGCAATTGACTGCTACTGTACAGCCGTTCAGTATGCTAAAGAAAGAAAACAGTTTGGAAAACCAATCGGTTCTTACCAGCTTCAGCAGAAGAAATTAGCTGAATTCTTAACAGAAATCACCAAAGCACAGTTATTATGTCTTCAGTTAGGAAATCTTAAAAACGCCCATAAAGCAAGCCCTGCACAGATCTCAATGGCTAAACGTAACAACGTAAAAATGGCTATTGACATCGCAAGAGAATCGAGACAAATCCTTGGCGGTATGGGAATCATGGGTGAATTCCCGATGATGAGACACGCAGCTAATCTGGAATCTGTAATTACATATGAAGGTACACATGATGTACACTTACTGATTACCGGTTTGGATATTACAGGAATCAACGCTTTTTAA
- a CDS encoding NUDIX hydrolase yields MKIKDTKNKETLQELIDTKDFVAHVSVDCTIFGFHNNILKVLLLKYHDLDLWSLPGGFVFNDEDLREAAARVLYERTHLQDLFLKQFHTFGRIDRTENNVHQILLNNKGIEVPKDHWIFQRFITVGYCSLIDFSIANTFPDAFNESCEWFEVNNLPKMAFDHDRVIETGLEYLRMNINTEVAASNLLPEKFTMKDLQSLYETILGQKFRRNNFQRKILSLNVLDRLEKLYDGSANKAPYLYKFKSKVHNATYQYPISNDEET; encoded by the coding sequence ATGAAAATCAAAGACACCAAAAACAAAGAAACCCTTCAGGAACTTATTGATACAAAAGATTTTGTAGCACACGTATCTGTTGACTGCACTATATTTGGTTTTCACAATAACATTTTGAAGGTTCTGCTTTTAAAATACCACGATCTGGATCTGTGGTCACTTCCCGGAGGTTTCGTCTTCAACGATGAAGATCTGCGTGAAGCTGCTGCCAGAGTACTTTATGAAAGAACACATCTTCAGGATCTTTTCTTAAAGCAGTTTCACACTTTCGGGAGAATAGACCGTACTGAGAATAATGTACATCAGATCCTGCTTAACAATAAAGGAATTGAAGTTCCCAAGGACCATTGGATCTTCCAGAGATTTATTACCGTAGGGTATTGCAGCCTTATCGACTTCTCCATTGCCAACACTTTTCCGGATGCATTTAACGAGAGTTGCGAATGGTTTGAAGTTAATAATCTTCCTAAGATGGCATTTGACCACGACAGGGTTATAGAAACCGGCCTTGAATATCTTCGCATGAATATCAATACCGAAGTGGCAGCCAGTAATCTTCTTCCTGAAAAATTTACCATGAAAGATTTGCAATCACTTTATGAGACCATTTTAGGGCAGAAATTCAGGAGAAATAATTTTCAGCGCAAGATATTAAGCTTAAATGTTCTGGACAGGCTGGAAAAGCTGTATGACGGATCTGCGAATAAGGCTCCATATCTGTATAAATTTAAAAGCAAAGTACATAATGCTACTTATCAGTATCCTATCTCCAACGATGAGGAGACTTAG